In Corylus avellana chromosome ca2, CavTom2PMs-1.0, the following proteins share a genomic window:
- the LOC132170257 gene encoding beta-glucosidase 11-like has translation MPRLSFLLICLLSLAVGVSSSHKFSRDDFPPGFVFGSGSSAYQVEGAANEDGRTPSIWDTFAQAGNAHGATGDVACDEYHKYKEDVQLMADTGLEAYRFSISWSRLIPNGRGPINPKGLQYYNNLINELVSHGIQPHVTLQNYDLPQALEDEYGGWVSRKIVKDFTAYADVCFREFGDRVSYWSTVNEPNVFVLGGYDSGFVPPQRCSPPFGLSYCSRGNSSTEPYLAMHHIVLAHASAARLYKRKYQEKQHGFIGISIYGWWFVPLTDTKEDAIATQRAFEFFIGWILDPLVFGDYPKTMKEIVGSRLPAFTNHESKQVKGSVDFIGVIHYFNIYAKDNSNSLKMEYRDYNMDAGVELIPMQDSSSFEFPIAPWGLQGLLEYVKQVYGNPPIYIYENGQRMQRNLTLDDIPRVKYMHGYIGGVLDALRNGSNTRGYFTWAFLDVFELLDGYGSSYGLYYVDLDDPDLKRYTKLSAKWYSQFLKGKSIISDGIIELENSPSALSHAHFQ, from the exons ATGCCGAGGCTCTCTTTCTTGCTAATTTGTCTGCTGAGTTTAGCAGTGGGAGTCTCCAGCTCACATAAATTTAGCAGGGATGACTTCCCACCTGGCTTTGTTTTCGGTTCTGGCTCCTCTGCTTATCAG GTGGAGGGAGCAGCAAACGAAGATGGGAGGACTCCTAGCATTTGGGACACCTTTGCTCAGGCCg GGAATGCACACGGAGCAACTGGAGATGTAGCATGTGATGAATATCATAAATATAAG GAAGATGTGCAACTAATGGCGGACACAGGCCTTGAAGCCTATAGATTTTCCATCTCATGGTCAAGACTTATCCCAA ATGGAAGAGGGCCTATCAATCCAAAGGGTTTACAATATTACAACAATCTCATCAATGAACTAGTTAGCCATG GAATCCAACCACATGTTACTCTGCAGAATTATGACCTTCCTCAGGCACTTGAAGATGAGTACGGAGGATGGGTTAGCCGAAAGATTGT GAAAGATTTCACAGCATATGCGGACGTGTGCTTCAGAGAGTTTGGAGACAGGGTTTCATATTGGAGTACTGTTAACGAGCCTAATGTGTTTGTCCTAGGAGGTTATGACTCGGGCTTTGTGCCACCTCAACGATGTTCTCCTCCATTTGGTTTGAGTTACTGCTCTAGGGGAAATTCTTCAACTGAGCCATACCTAGCAATGCATCATATTGTGTTGGCTCATGCTTCGGCTGCAAGATTGTACAAGAGAAAGTATCAG GAAAAACAACATGGATTCATAGGGATCAGCATCTATGGGTGGTGGTTTGTTCCTCTAACAGACACAAAAGAAGATGCAATTGCAACTCAGAGAGCCTTTGAGTTCTTCATTGGTTG GATTCTAGATCCCTTGGTGTTTGGGGACTATCCCAAAACGATGAAGGAAATTGTGGGCTCTAGACTTCCAGCTTTTACAAATCATGAATCCAAACAGGTGAAGGGTTCAGTTGACTTCATAGGGGTAATACATTACTtcaatatatatgccaaagACAACTCCAACAGCCTGAAGATGGAATATCGAGATTACAACATGGATGCAGGAGTAGAGCTCATCC CAATGCAGGATAGTTCGTCATTTGAG TTTCCTATTGCACCCTGGGGTCTGCAAGGACTGCTGGAGTATGTCAAGCAAGTTTATGGCAACCCTCCAATCTACATTTATGAAAatg GTCAGAGGATGCAACGGAATTTAACATTGGATGACATTCCAAGGGTGAAATATatgcatggatacattggaggTGTTCTAGATGCATTGAG gAATGGATCAAACACAAGAGGGTATTTCACATGGGCTTTCCTGGATGTGTTCGAGTTATTGGATGGCTATGGCTCAAGCTATGGCCTATACTATGTAGATTTGGATGACCCTGATTTGAAAAGGTACACCAAGCTCTCTGCAAAATGGTACTCG
- the LOC132170258 gene encoding phytochrome A-associated F-box protein, which yields MTNTAFSKLSDDVVLNIFFKLEEDPRNWARLACVSTKFSSLIRTVCWRHKCSTTIPSVVSDLISGTANSSSPLGGWAALHKLAVCCPGLLHAGVLLEHSDFGLERELGPDENFRNTIPSPIPIPIQILPSTTEPCPSHHIDDANSVAEPSWSLFDDLYYDTVYNNSDSQDGAQVAGEEVVAENNGIGVAEVEHELPVSKRRKINRQMRSHLASGVWNLSREQGSKLLARQFRDDCLYICDWPGCVHIEEKRNYMLFRGIFKNFKRTRVWRTINDGNRSKVDVNCAFCASKETWDLHSAFCLRRVFGYHDDGEPVVRAYVCENGHVSGAWTDLPLYT from the coding sequence ATGACGAACACGGCGTTCTCGAAGCTCTCCGACGACGTGGTGCTCAACATCTTCTTCAAGCTCGAGGAAGACCCGCGCAACTGGGCCAGGCTCGCCTGCGTGTCCACCAAGTTCTCGTCCCTGATCCGTACCGTCTGCTGGCGCCATAAGTGCTCCACCACCATCCCGTCCGTTGTCTCTGATCTCATTTCCGGCACAGCCAACTCCTCCTCTCCTCTCGGAGGCTGGGCCGCGCTCCACAAGCTCGCCGTCTGCTGTCCGGGTCTGCTCCACGCCGGCGTCCTCCTCGAGCACTCCGATTTCGGCCTCGAACGCGAACTCGGCCCCGACGAGAATTTCCGCAACACCATACCGTCTCCGATTCCGATTCCGATTCAGATTCTGCCATCCACTACCGAGCCATGCCCAAGCCACCATATAGACGATGCTAATTCCGTAGCTGAACCTTCCTGGTCGCTCTTCGACGACCTATACTATGATACTGTTTACAATAATTCAGATTCCCAAGATGGTGCCCAGGTTGCAGGCGAAGAGGTTGTTGCTGAGAACAACGGTATTGGCGTTGCTGAGGTGGAACACGAACTTCCGGTGTCGAAGAGGAGGAAGATTAATCGGCAGATGCGGTCCCATTTGGCTTCTGGGGTTTGGAATTTAAGCCGAGAGCAAGGTAGCAAGCTGCTCGCAAGGCAGTTCCGCGACGATTGTTTGTATATTTGCGATTGGCCTGGGTGCGTTCACATCGAGGAGAAGCGGAACTACATGCTCTTTAGAGGAATTTTCAAGAACTTCAAGAGGACCCGGGTGTGGAGGACGATAAACGATGGGAATAGGAGCAAGGTCGATGTGAATTGCGCTTTCTGCGCGTCCAAAGAGACTTGGGATTTGCATTCTGCGTTCTGTTTGAGGCGGGTTTTTGGGTACCACGACGACGGTGAGCCGGTTGTTCGAGCTTATGTCTGTGAGAACGGACATGTCTCCGGAGCGTGGACCGATTTGCCATTGTACACCTAA
- the LOC132169139 gene encoding uncharacterized protein LOC132169139 yields MEHKIDRLSELPDPILEHILSFIPMKQIIQFSILSKTWEKVWSLFPIPEFKQHLFTLKVHTRKVLPNEKEEVEIQRKKQEFKNFVERCLLCRYRRRLTIDNFRLHMMLLDESDCALVNRWIGYAIECNVKELNLYVWINQKRYELPKKKYELPESVLAAKSITKLQLSRCKLKSFYSDINLSSLNKLVLEITVENQVVQSLIDGCRDMEEMTFTSCDGLKSIRVSGHSKLKAIELLQNSELESVDIEASNLESLVFRLTRPCQINLGKCENLKKLSLTSCNITDKWLYDVLSKHPLIDCLDLRLCDMLKMIKISSRRMKSLTFVVCCNLVEVDIVAPNLHRFEYIGDAISFSLNSSSLSEVSLTLFDALDAGMIESLAKLSQPKLLTWSGFDAESVITAKELREILPSPLYNVKQLKLEACSIPTRQIHELVDVLLWICPLMDILFIEWQYQGTIDNISFKFTYENPIYKLKSPSCCNLLPVLCWRHCLKTINIENLSGSIEEETLKKYFFENAEMLESFHYLKGSTLPDQEL; encoded by the exons ATGGAGCACAAAATCGACCGGTTATCCGAATTGCCGGACCCTATTCTAGAGCATATTCTATCCTTCATTCCCATGaaacaaataattcaatttaGTATATTGTCCAAGACATGGGAAAAAGTGTGGAGTTTATTCCCCATTCCAGAATTTAAGCAACACCTCTTTACGCTCAAGGTTCATACGCGCAAGGTTCTACCCAACGAGAAAGAAGAAGTGGAAAtccaaagaaagaaacaagaGTTCAAAAATTTCGTGGAGAGGTGTTTACTATGCCGCTATAGGCGAAGGCTAACTATAGACAATTTTAGACTTCACATGATGTTGTTGGATGAATCAGATTGTGCTCTTGTGAACCGTTGGATTGGCTATGCAATTGAATGCAACGTAAAGGAGTTGAATCTTTACGTATGGATCAATCAAAAGAGGTATGAGTTGCCTAAGAAGAAGTATGAGTTGCCTGAGAGTGTTCTCGCAGCAAAATCAATAACTAAACTGCAATTGTCCAGGTGTAAGTTGAAGTCATTTTACAGCGATATTAACTTATCCTCTTTGAACAAGTTGGTTTTGGAAATAACTGTGGAGAACCAAGTTGTCCAGTCTCTAATCGATGGTTGTCGTGATATGGAAGAGATGACATTTACATCTTGTGATGGGTTGAAAAGTATACGGGTGTCGGGTCATTCTAAACTTAAGGCCATTGAGCTACTACAAAATTCTGAACTTGAGAGTGTTGACATTGAAGCATCAAATCTTGAATCTTTAGTTTTCAGGCTTACGAGACCATGCCAAATCAACCTAGGCAAGTGTGAAAATCTAAAGAAGTTATCATTGACTTCATGCAACATAACTGACAAATGGTTGTATGATGTTCTTTCTAAACATCCACTCATTGACTGCTTAGACCTACGACTTTGCGATATgttgaaaatgattaaaatttctAGCCGTCGCATGAAGAGTTTGAcctttgttgtttgttgcaACCTAGTTGAAGTTGACATTGTTGCTCCTAACTTACATAGATTCGAGTATATTGGTGATGCAATATCCTTTTCTTTAAATTCTTCAAGTCTATCAGAAGTTAGTCTCACCTTATTCGACGCTTTGGATGCTGGAATGATTGAATCCCTTGCAAAGTTAAGTCAGCCGAAATTATTGACTTGGAGTGGTTTTGATGCCGAG AGTGTGATTACTGCAAAAGAATTGAGAGAAATCCTACCATCCCCATTGTATAATGTTAAGCAATTGAAGCTAGAAGCATGTTCTATACCTACAAGACAAATCCACGAACTTGTGGATGTCCTGTTGTGGATTTGTCCTCTCATGGATATTCTCTTTATAGAATGGCAGTACCAGGGGACAATTGACAATATATCTTTCAAG TTCACATACGAAAATCCTATCTACAAATTGAAAAGTCCCAGTTGTTGCAATCTTCTTCCAGTTCTCTGTTGGCGACATTGCTTAAAGACTATCAATATTGAAAATCTTAGTGGATCCATAGAAGAAGAGACTCTAAAGAAGTATTTTTTCGAGAATGCGGAAATGTTGGAGAGCTTTCATTATTTAAAAGGATCTACATTGCCAGATCAAGAATTGTAG
- the LOC132168829 gene encoding serine/arginine-rich splicing factor SR34B → MSSRASRTLYVGNLPADIREREVEDLFYKYGRIAHIDLKVPPRPPGYAFVEFEDAQDAEDAIRGRDGYDFDGHRLRVELAHGGRGHSSSRDRYSTHSSGGRSGRGGVSRRSEFRVLVTGLPPSASWQDLKDHMRQAGDVCFSQVFRDGSGTTGIVDYTNYEDMKYAVKKLDDSEFRNAFSRSYVRVREYDSKRDASRSPSRGRSYSKGRSYSRSRSRSRSVSRGRSKSKSPKAKSSRRSPAKLRSRSAERSRSRSASKSRSMSGYGYMQRSGDWILGSWWDMVQLPATLLVVEIGNKGDHGCNSKAGYLGTKCHWDLDITINEQ, encoded by the exons ATGAGTAGCCGTGCGAGCCGAACTCTCTATGTCGGCAATCTTCCCGCGGATATTCGTGAGCGAGAAGTGGAGGATTTGTTTTACAAG TATGGACGCATAGCCCACATTGATCTGAAGGTCCCACCAAGGCCTCCGGGTTATGCATTTGTTGAG TTTGAAGATGCTCAAGATGCTGAAGATGCCATTCGGGGTCGTGATGGTTATGATTTTGATGGGCATCGGCTACGG GTGGAACTTGCACATGGTGGCCGTGGACATTCATCATCAAGAGATCGTTATAGTACTCATAGCAGTGGTGGTCGGAGTGGACGTGGTGGAGTATCCAGGCGCTCTGAATTCCGTG TGCTTGTCACTGGATTGCCTCCTTCTGCTTCATGGCAAGACCTTAAG GATCACATGCGACAAGCTGGGGATGTTTGTTTTTCACAAGTTTTCCGTGATGGTAGTG GCACGACGGGGATCGTGGATTACACAAACTACGAAGACATGAAGTATGCA GTAAAAAAGCTTGATGACTCTGAGTTTCGGAATGCATTTTCTCGGTCCTATGTCCGT GTTAGGGAATATGATTCAAAGAGGGATGCCTCTAGAAGCCCTAGTCGCGGTCGATCCTATTCGAAAGGCAGAAGCTATAGCCGCAGCCGTAGTCGTAGCCGAAGTGTCAGTCGGGGCAGGAGCAAGAG CAAGTCTCCCAAGGCCAAATCTTCGCGCCGCTCACCTGCTAAATTGCGGTCAAGGTCTGCTGAGAGATCTCGCTCTCGCTCTGCTTCAAAGTCTCGTTCTATGTCAGG aTATGGATACATGCAGCGAAGTGGGGATTGGATATTAGGATCTTGGTGGGATATGGTTCAGTTGCCTGCAACTCTTTTGGTTGTGGAG ATTGGGAACAAAGGAGATCATGGTTGCAATAGTAAAGCTGGATATCTGGGAACTAAGTGCCATTGGGATTTGGATATCACCATCAATGAGCAGTAG